In Dromaius novaehollandiae isolate bDroNov1 chromosome 3, bDroNov1.hap1, whole genome shotgun sequence, the following are encoded in one genomic region:
- the LOC135327738 gene encoding uncharacterized protein LOC135327738 gives MNFSPIAMDGVISPAFLWFLMLVLTFYLLLTFNKHKEGSCKKRRWRGSDEEPRAAFSLWEEDPEESSGSSGSQYTGVLEMLITDRWEMDLNFDNIIRSVKEASKRLTWKAINSSSITCDSASEASFSSGTSFSPASDYSLTSTLGSQASSFSGESFSSFTDGEGLAQGSRVQPVLTYPRPSQEKQQDLATRPPGREVGASCHMAGSGLQQQHLEVHLDVPPQCPGVLGFHVGETETTFLYPDAQEDLEERVQKKKLEMQLGLPAAVCKSLHADLSWPPSPPPLPAKPDTEQVSSMQRQTFPGKCVM, from the exons ATGAACTTTTCCCCCATCGCCATGGACGGTGTCATCTCTCCAGCTTTCCTGTGGTTCCTGATGCTGGTGCTCACCTTCTACCTCCTGCTGACCTTCAACAAGCACAAG gaaggcagctgcaagaagagaaggtgGAGGGGCAGCGATGAGGAGCCCAGAG cagccttttccctctgggAGGAAGATCCAGAGGAGTCTTCAGGGTCCTCTGGGTCCCA ATACACTGGAGTCCTGGAGATGCTCATCACGGATCGCTGGGAGATGGACCTGAACTTTGATAACATAATCAGATCTGTGAAGGAGGCCTCAAAGAG GCTCACCTGGAaggccatcaacagcagctccatcacttgtgactcagcaagtgaagccagcttctcttcagggacgtctttctcccctgctagcgattattctctcacttcaactttggggagccaagccagctctttttcaggggagtctttctcctctttcactgatggagaaggtctggctcaaggctctagagtgcagcctgtcctcacgtatccccggcctagccaggagaagcagcaggacctggcgactcgcccacctggcagggaagtgggggccagctgccacatggctggcagtggcctgcagcagcagcaccttgaGGTCCACCTGGATGTGCCCCCCCAATGCCCAGGAGTGTTGGGCTTCCACGTCGgggaaacggagacaactttcttgtaccctgatgcccaagaagacttggaggagcgtgtccagaagaagaaacttgagatgcaactggggctgccggctgctgtctgcaaatccctgcacgccgacctgtcctggcctcctagcccaccaccactgcctgcaaagccagacacggagcaggtttccagcatgcagaggcaaaccttcccaggcaaa TGCGTCATGTGA
- the LOC135327790 gene encoding uncharacterized protein LOC135327790 isoform X2: MNFSPIAMDGVISPAFLWFLMLVLTFYLLLTFNKHKEGSCKKRRWRGSDEEPRAAFSLWEEDPEESSGSSGSQYTGVLEMLITDRWEMDLNFDNIIRSVKEASKRLTWEAINSSSITCDSASEASFSSGTSFSPASDYSLTSTLGSQASSFSGESFSSFTDGEGLAQGSSVQPVLADPRPSQEKQQDLATRPPGREVGASCHMAGSGLQQQHLEVHLDVPPQCPGVLGFHVGETETTFLYPDAQEDLEERVQKKKLEMQLGLPAAVCKSLHTDLSWPPSPPPLPAKPDTEQVSSMQRQTFPGKAEFSAVELDFSWNGKESLECLIQENERQQEAGLSASLGEPQQELPSSAPRTPQWHAEPDEVVVPSVQELPFLDNTVKKQLELYIIKMQMKQRFGPPARIPACKKVAAPVAGQKASQPPPPHRGAGLPYRSPLQHWTRHAQTRCSAEEPPGPKQEKSRCPTSPMSREQRLSSQSRRQPEEESPEKEEATDLVMACPGQQQGQACSAPSAFLRAAQEMSWKDKEVSACKRERGGTASSSKDTEESLLATSRKDQGPGTQGDVCSPCPPSQAEQALLQSEEAHQGQLWQSHESWSSSSEDMRTPELPSKKSVPQEKHSQSRESWSVSREDKETPELPAARRAPPRKRSQKRQHSEEGPSALPPAPAPAGTSVPVSQLEGLLTALIDSHKASQAAHKAQNQLLEEMLVWLPDKAGAPRKDTTGGHPVGSRRCRHVAESCPHCRGRRAVQDAPVPAALPTNITTNMSKDRNRQRSPVFKLKMSLEQVCQRVLTEELPEQGKGKGNPKDRASSRRLCPKCGKARRQRLSGKEGLQTSPPSDAAALGAGRAGHRHPPQGRGKRQQGQEERAAPTQQAKGLHLSTTSFLRAGQAGSQPHQALTRPLPSHVAPGHRTLERETPPLPGSICCGLFLILPCLERVCAKLQEKSRPNLARTRRGEELQGQRHRLLEAERQLPQGSPEESNSM, from the exons ATGAACTTTTCCCCCATCGCCATGGACGGTGTCATCTCTCCAGCTTTCCTGTGGTTCCTGATGCTGGTGCTCACCTTCTACCTCCTGCTGACCTTCAACAAGCACAAG gaaggcagctgcaagaagagaaggtgGAGGGGCAGCGATGAGGAGCCCAGAG cagccttttccctctgggAGGAAGATCCAGAGGAGTCTTCAGGGTCCTCTGGGTCCCA ATACACTGGAGTCCTGGAGATGCTCATCACGGATCGCTGGGAGATGGACCTGAACTTTGATAACATAATCAGATCTGTGAAGGAGGCCTCAAAGAG gctcacctgggaggccatcaacagcagctccatcacttgtgactcagcaagtgaagccagcttctcttcagggacgtctttctcccctgctagcgattattccctcacttcaactttggggagccaagccagctctttttcaggggagtctttctcctctttcactgatggagaaggtctgGCTCAAGGCTCTAGCGTGCAGCCTGTCCTCGCGGATCCCCGgcctagccaggagaagcagcaggacctggcgactcgcccacctggcagggaagtgggggccagctgccacatggctggcagtggcctgcagcagcagcaccttgaGGTCCACCTGGATGTGCCCCCCCAATGCCCAGGAGTGTTGGGCTTCCACGTCGgggaaacggagacaactttcttgtaccctgatgcccaagaagacttggaggagcgtgtccagaagaagaaacttgagatgcaactggggctgccggctgctgtctgcaaatccctgcacaccgacctgtcctggcctcctagcccaccaccactgcctgcaaagccagacacggagcaggtttccagcatgcagaggcaaaccttcccaggcaaagccgagttcagtgctgtggagttggatttcagctggaatggcaaggagagcttggagtgtctcatccaggaaaatgaaaggcagcaggaagcaggcctgtcagccagtctgggtgaacctcagcaggagttgccaagctcagctcctcgaacacctcagtggcatgctgagcctgatgaggtggtggttcccagcgtgcaggagctgcccttcctcgacaacactgtcaaaaagcagctagagctgtacatcataaaaatgcagatgaaacaGCGCTTTGGGCCACCAGCAAGGATCCCGGCCTGCAAGAAGGTTGCGGCCCCTGTCGCAgggcaaaaagcctcccagcctccccctccacacagaggtgctgggctgccatatcgctcccccttgcagcactggaccaggcatgctcagaccaggtgctctgcagaagagcccccaggccccaagcaggagaagagcaggtgtcccacatctcccatgagcagagagcagagactcagctctcagagcaggaggcagccagaggaagagagccctgaaaaggaagaggctacagaccttgtcatggcatgcccgggacagcagcagggtcaagcctgctctgctccaagtgctttcctcagagcagcacaggagatgtcttggaaggacaaggaggtatcaGCCTGCAAAAGAGAGCGTGggggaacagccagcagcagcaaggatactgaggagtccctgctggccaccagcaggaaggatcagggtcctgggacacaaggggatgtgtgcagcccttgccctcccagccaggcagagcaggcgttgCTGCAGAGCGAGGAAGCTCACCAGGGGCAACTGTGGCAGTcccatgagagctggagcagctccagtgaggacatgaggacaccagagctgccatcaaagaagagtgtcccccaggaaaaacacagccagtcccgtgagagctggagcgtctccagggaggacaaggagacaccagagctgccagcagccaggagagctcctccaagaaaaCGTTCCCAGAAGAGACAACACAGTGaggagggcccctcagctctgccaccggctccagcccctgcagggaccagtgttccagtctcccagctggaagggctcctcacagccctcatcgattcccacaaggccagccaagctgctcacaaagcgcagaaccagctgctggaggaaatgttggtgtggctcccagacaaggctggggccccaaggaaggacacgacaggagggcaccccgttggctcacggcgctgcagacatgtggctgaaagctgccctcactgcaggggacggagagcagtgcaggatgcgcccgtgccggctgccttgcccaccaatatcaccacaaatatgagcaaggacagaaatcgccaaaggagtcctgtctttaagctgaaaatgagtctggagcaagtctgccAACGGGTACTAACAGAGGAGttgccagagcaggggaagggcaagggaaaccccaaggacagagccagctccaggagactctgccccaaatgcggtaaagctcggcgccagagactctccggcaaggaaggcttgcagacctcacctccatctgatgctgcagccctgggcgcaggaagagcaggacacaggcacccaccccagggcaggggcaagaggcagcaggggcaggaggaaagggctgcccccacccagcaggcaaaggggctccatctttccacaacttcattcttgcgagctgggcaggcggggtctcagccacaccaggccctcaccaggcctctgccctcacatgtggcgcctgggcacaggacactggagagggagacaccacctctgccgggcagcatctgctgtgggctcTTCCTCATCCTGCCGTGCCTCGAGAGAGTCTGTGCCAAGCTCCAAGAAAAATCAAGgcctaatttggcaagaacaaggagaggggaggagctgCAAGGGCAAAGGCACAGGCTTTTGGAAGCAGAGCgccagctcccgcagggatctccagaggagagcaacagcatgtga
- the LOC135327790 gene encoding uncharacterized protein LOC135327790 isoform X3 gives MLITDRWEMDLNFDNIIRSVKEASKRLTWEAINSSSITCDSASEASFSSGTSFSPASDYSLTSTLGSQASSFSGESFSSFTDGEGLAQGSSVQPVLADPRPSQEKQQDLATRPPGREVGASCHMAGSGLQQQHLEVHLDVPPQCPGVLGFHVGETETTFLYPDAQEDLEERVQKKKLEMQLGLPAAVCKSLHTDLSWPPSPPPLPAKPDTEQVSSMQRQTFPGKAEFSAVELDFSWNGKESLECLIQENERQQEAGLSASLGEPQQELPSSAPRTPQWHAEPDEVVVPSVQELPFLDNTVKKQLELYIIKMQMKQRFGPPARIPACKKVAAPVAGQKASQPPPPHRGAGLPYRSPLQHWTRHAQTRCSAEEPPGPKQEKSRCPTSPMSREQRLSSQSRRQPEEESPEKEEATDLVMACPGQQQGQACSAPSAFLRAAQEMSWKDKEVSACKRERGGTASSSKDTEESLLATSRKDQGPGTQGDVCSPCPPSQAEQALLQSEEAHQGQLWQSHESWSSSSEDMRTPELPSKKSVPQEKHSQSRESWSVSREDKETPELPAARRAPPRKRSQKRQHSEEGPSALPPAPAPAGTSVPVSQLEGLLTALIDSHKASQAAHKAQNQLLEEMLVWLPDKAGAPRKDTTGGHPVGSRRCRHVAESCPHCRGRRAVQDAPVPAALPTNITTNMSKDRNRQRSPVFKLKMSLEQVCQRVLTEELPEQGKGKGNPKDRASSRRLCPKCGKARRQRLSGKEGLQTSPPSDAAALGAGRAGHRHPPQGRGKRQQGQEERAAPTQQAKGLHLSTTSFLRAGQAGSQPHQALTRPLPSHVAPGHRTLERETPPLPGSICCGLFLILPCLERVCAKLQEKSRPNLARTRRGEELQGQRHRLLEAERQLPQGSPEESNSM, from the exons ATGCTCATCACGGATCGCTGGGAGATGGACCTGAACTTTGATAACATAATCAGATCTGTGAAGGAGGCCTCAAAGAG gctcacctgggaggccatcaacagcagctccatcacttgtgactcagcaagtgaagccagcttctcttcagggacgtctttctcccctgctagcgattattccctcacttcaactttggggagccaagccagctctttttcaggggagtctttctcctctttcactgatggagaaggtctgGCTCAAGGCTCTAGCGTGCAGCCTGTCCTCGCGGATCCCCGgcctagccaggagaagcagcaggacctggcgactcgcccacctggcagggaagtgggggccagctgccacatggctggcagtggcctgcagcagcagcaccttgaGGTCCACCTGGATGTGCCCCCCCAATGCCCAGGAGTGTTGGGCTTCCACGTCGgggaaacggagacaactttcttgtaccctgatgcccaagaagacttggaggagcgtgtccagaagaagaaacttgagatgcaactggggctgccggctgctgtctgcaaatccctgcacaccgacctgtcctggcctcctagcccaccaccactgcctgcaaagccagacacggagcaggtttccagcatgcagaggcaaaccttcccaggcaaagccgagttcagtgctgtggagttggatttcagctggaatggcaaggagagcttggagtgtctcatccaggaaaatgaaaggcagcaggaagcaggcctgtcagccagtctgggtgaacctcagcaggagttgccaagctcagctcctcgaacacctcagtggcatgctgagcctgatgaggtggtggttcccagcgtgcaggagctgcccttcctcgacaacactgtcaaaaagcagctagagctgtacatcataaaaatgcagatgaaacaGCGCTTTGGGCCACCAGCAAGGATCCCGGCCTGCAAGAAGGTTGCGGCCCCTGTCGCAgggcaaaaagcctcccagcctccccctccacacagaggtgctgggctgccatatcgctcccccttgcagcactggaccaggcatgctcagaccaggtgctctgcagaagagcccccaggccccaagcaggagaagagcaggtgtcccacatctcccatgagcagagagcagagactcagctctcagagcaggaggcagccagaggaagagagccctgaaaaggaagaggctacagaccttgtcatggcatgcccgggacagcagcagggtcaagcctgctctgctccaagtgctttcctcagagcagcacaggagatgtcttggaaggacaaggaggtatcaGCCTGCAAAAGAGAGCGTGggggaacagccagcagcagcaaggatactgaggagtccctgctggccaccagcaggaaggatcagggtcctgggacacaaggggatgtgtgcagcccttgccctcccagccaggcagagcaggcgttgCTGCAGAGCGAGGAAGCTCACCAGGGGCAACTGTGGCAGTcccatgagagctggagcagctccagtgaggacatgaggacaccagagctgccatcaaagaagagtgtcccccaggaaaaacacagccagtcccgtgagagctggagcgtctccagggaggacaaggagacaccagagctgccagcagccaggagagctcctccaagaaaaCGTTCCCAGAAGAGACAACACAGTGaggagggcccctcagctctgccaccggctccagcccctgcagggaccagtgttccagtctcccagctggaagggctcctcacagccctcatcgattcccacaaggccagccaagctgctcacaaagcgcagaaccagctgctggaggaaatgttggtgtggctcccagacaaggctggggccccaaggaaggacacgacaggagggcaccccgttggctcacggcgctgcagacatgtggctgaaagctgccctcactgcaggggacggagagcagtgcaggatgcgcccgtgccggctgccttgcccaccaatatcaccacaaatatgagcaaggacagaaatcgccaaaggagtcctgtctttaagctgaaaatgagtctggagcaagtctgccAACGGGTACTAACAGAGGAGttgccagagcaggggaagggcaagggaaaccccaaggacagagccagctccaggagactctgccccaaatgcggtaaagctcggcgccagagactctccggcaaggaaggcttgcagacctcacctccatctgatgctgcagccctgggcgcaggaagagcaggacacaggcacccaccccagggcaggggcaagaggcagcaggggcaggaggaaagggctgcccccacccagcaggcaaaggggctccatctttccacaacttcattcttgcgagctgggcaggcggggtctcagccacaccaggccctcaccaggcctctgccctcacatgtggcgcctgggcacaggacactggagagggagacaccacctctgccgggcagcatctgctgtgggctcTTCCTCATCCTGCCGTGCCTCGAGAGAGTCTGTGCCAAGCTCCAAGAAAAATCAAGgcctaatttggcaagaacaaggagaggggaggagctgCAAGGGCAAAGGCACAGGCTTTTGGAAGCAGAGCgccagctcccgcagggatctccagaggagagcaacagcatgtga
- the LOC135327790 gene encoding uncharacterized protein LOC135327790 isoform X1, which translates to MNFSPIAMDGVISPAFLWFLMLVLTFYLLLTFNKHKEGSCKKRRWRGSDEEPRGERLLGKGRCPAKETLRPHTSTAPLCLCRGSCEGLPHPLTCHLPFQQPFPSGRKIQRSLQGPLGPSKWSPSLCSAAAPSGSRQQERAHSYCPLPTCRYTGVLEMLITDRWEMDLNFDNIIRSVKEASKRLTWEAINSSSITCDSASEASFSSGTSFSPASDYSLTSTLGSQASSFSGESFSSFTDGEGLAQGSSVQPVLADPRPSQEKQQDLATRPPGREVGASCHMAGSGLQQQHLEVHLDVPPQCPGVLGFHVGETETTFLYPDAQEDLEERVQKKKLEMQLGLPAAVCKSLHTDLSWPPSPPPLPAKPDTEQVSSMQRQTFPGKAEFSAVELDFSWNGKESLECLIQENERQQEAGLSASLGEPQQELPSSAPRTPQWHAEPDEVVVPSVQELPFLDNTVKKQLELYIIKMQMKQRFGPPARIPACKKVAAPVAGQKASQPPPPHRGAGLPYRSPLQHWTRHAQTRCSAEEPPGPKQEKSRCPTSPMSREQRLSSQSRRQPEEESPEKEEATDLVMACPGQQQGQACSAPSAFLRAAQEMSWKDKEVSACKRERGGTASSSKDTEESLLATSRKDQGPGTQGDVCSPCPPSQAEQALLQSEEAHQGQLWQSHESWSSSSEDMRTPELPSKKSVPQEKHSQSRESWSVSREDKETPELPAARRAPPRKRSQKRQHSEEGPSALPPAPAPAGTSVPVSQLEGLLTALIDSHKASQAAHKAQNQLLEEMLVWLPDKAGAPRKDTTGGHPVGSRRCRHVAESCPHCRGRRAVQDAPVPAALPTNITTNMSKDRNRQRSPVFKLKMSLEQVCQRVLTEELPEQGKGKGNPKDRASSRRLCPKCGKARRQRLSGKEGLQTSPPSDAAALGAGRAGHRHPPQGRGKRQQGQEERAAPTQQAKGLHLSTTSFLRAGQAGSQPHQALTRPLPSHVAPGHRTLERETPPLPGSICCGLFLILPCLERVCAKLQEKSRPNLARTRRGEELQGQRHRLLEAERQLPQGSPEESNSM; encoded by the exons ATGAACTTTTCCCCCATCGCCATGGACGGTGTCATCTCTCCAGCTTTCCTGTGGTTCCTGATGCTGGTGCTCACCTTCTACCTCCTGCTGACCTTCAACAAGCACAAG gaaggcagctgcaagaagagaaggtgGAGGGGCAGCGATGAGGAGCCCAGAGGTGAGCggctcctgggcaagggcaggtgcCCTGCAAAGGAAACCCTGAGACCCCACACATCCACCGCCCCGCTCTGCCTCTGCcggggctcctgtgagggactGCCCCATCCGCTCACTTGCcatctccccttccagcagccttttccctctgggAGGAAGATCCAGAGGAGTCTTCAGGGTCCTCTGGGTCCCAGtaagtggagcccttccctctgtagtgcagcagccccctctgggagCCGCCAGCAAGAGAGAGCCCATTCATACTGCCCTCTGCCCACATGCAGATACACTGGAGTCCTGGAGATGCTCATCACGGATCGCTGGGAGATGGACCTGAACTTTGATAACATAATCAGATCTGTGAAGGAGGCCTCAAAGAG gctcacctgggaggccatcaacagcagctccatcacttgtgactcagcaagtgaagccagcttctcttcagggacgtctttctcccctgctagcgattattccctcacttcaactttggggagccaagccagctctttttcaggggagtctttctcctctttcactgatggagaaggtctgGCTCAAGGCTCTAGCGTGCAGCCTGTCCTCGCGGATCCCCGgcctagccaggagaagcagcaggacctggcgactcgcccacctggcagggaagtgggggccagctgccacatggctggcagtggcctgcagcagcagcaccttgaGGTCCACCTGGATGTGCCCCCCCAATGCCCAGGAGTGTTGGGCTTCCACGTCGgggaaacggagacaactttcttgtaccctgatgcccaagaagacttggaggagcgtgtccagaagaagaaacttgagatgcaactggggctgccggctgctgtctgcaaatccctgcacaccgacctgtcctggcctcctagcccaccaccactgcctgcaaagccagacacggagcaggtttccagcatgcagaggcaaaccttcccaggcaaagccgagttcagtgctgtggagttggatttcagctggaatggcaaggagagcttggagtgtctcatccaggaaaatgaaaggcagcaggaagcaggcctgtcagccagtctgggtgaacctcagcaggagttgccaagctcagctcctcgaacacctcagtggcatgctgagcctgatgaggtggtggttcccagcgtgcaggagctgcccttcctcgacaacactgtcaaaaagcagctagagctgtacatcataaaaatgcagatgaaacaGCGCTTTGGGCCACCAGCAAGGATCCCGGCCTGCAAGAAGGTTGCGGCCCCTGTCGCAgggcaaaaagcctcccagcctccccctccacacagaggtgctgggctgccatatcgctcccccttgcagcactggaccaggcatgctcagaccaggtgctctgcagaagagcccccaggccccaagcaggagaagagcaggtgtcccacatctcccatgagcagagagcagagactcagctctcagagcaggaggcagccagaggaagagagccctgaaaaggaagaggctacagaccttgtcatggcatgcccgggacagcagcagggtcaagcctgctctgctccaagtgctttcctcagagcagcacaggagatgtcttggaaggacaaggaggtatcaGCCTGCAAAAGAGAGCGTGggggaacagccagcagcagcaaggatactgaggagtccctgctggccaccagcaggaaggatcagggtcctgggacacaaggggatgtgtgcagcccttgccctcccagccaggcagagcaggcgttgCTGCAGAGCGAGGAAGCTCACCAGGGGCAACTGTGGCAGTcccatgagagctggagcagctccagtgaggacatgaggacaccagagctgccatcaaagaagagtgtcccccaggaaaaacacagccagtcccgtgagagctggagcgtctccagggaggacaaggagacaccagagctgccagcagccaggagagctcctccaagaaaaCGTTCCCAGAAGAGACAACACAGTGaggagggcccctcagctctgccaccggctccagcccctgcagggaccagtgttccagtctcccagctggaagggctcctcacagccctcatcgattcccacaaggccagccaagctgctcacaaagcgcagaaccagctgctggaggaaatgttggtgtggctcccagacaaggctggggccccaaggaaggacacgacaggagggcaccccgttggctcacggcgctgcagacatgtggctgaaagctgccctcactgcaggggacggagagcagtgcaggatgcgcccgtgccggctgccttgcccaccaatatcaccacaaatatgagcaaggacagaaatcgccaaaggagtcctgtctttaagctgaaaatgagtctggagcaagtctgccAACGGGTACTAACAGAGGAGttgccagagcaggggaagggcaagggaaaccccaaggacagagccagctccaggagactctgccccaaatgcggtaaagctcggcgccagagactctccggcaaggaaggcttgcagacctcacctccatctgatgctgcagccctgggcgcaggaagagcaggacacaggcacccaccccagggcaggggcaagaggcagcaggggcaggaggaaagggctgcccccacccagcaggcaaaggggctccatctttccacaacttcattcttgcgagctgggcaggcggggtctcagccacaccaggccctcaccaggcctctgccctcacatgtggcgcctgggcacaggacactggagagggagacaccacctctgccgggcagcatctgctgtgggctcTTCCTCATCCTGCCGTGCCTCGAGAGAGTCTGTGCCAAGCTCCAAGAAAAATCAAGgcctaatttggcaagaacaaggagaggggaggagctgCAAGGGCAAAGGCACAGGCTTTTGGAAGCAGAGCgccagctcccgcagggatctccagaggagagcaacagcatgtga